The genomic region TATTTCGGCCGGTGCACGAGGCAGAGCTCCAGCCCGCCGGTGACGGGGGAGCGGCGCCACAGGACACAGCCGGCCGCCTGGACGGTGGTGTCCTCGGGGGAGCCGGAGCTCACCGGGTGCTCACCGCCTCCGCCTCCTTCTGCCAGGCCTGCTGGAAGGCGAAACGTGCCGCCTCCACCTCGTGCCGCTGGTCGGCGTGGAGGACGCCGAGGGCGTATGCAGTGGCCGGGGCGATCCGTGGGGTACGGGCCGCCTGGGCCGCCGCTGCCGCCGCCTCCGAGGCGTCACGGTGGCGGTTCAGGGCCTGGCCGGCGGAGAGCAGGCGCAGGTCGACGACGGCGTTGCCCTTGGGTCCGCTGACGGCTTCGCGGGCGTAGCGGTGCAGGCGCAGGAGCAGGCGGACCTGGTGCCAGGGGGCGTCCTGCGGGTGCGGGACCGTGTCCGGGGACAGGCCGTGGATGAGGGCGGCGGCGTTGTACGGATGGCCCGCGGTGATGAGGGGGAGGGCGGCTACGGCGTCGGTGAGGCGGTCCTTCGCGGCGGTGGCCAGGGGGCGGAGGTCCGCGGTGGCCGCGGCTGGGGTCAGGGGGACCTCGCTGGCCAGGACGGCGACCTTGTCCGCGATGGCGTGGAAGCGGCTGGAGCCCATGGCTTGCAGGGCGGTGGAGTGGGCTCGGGTGCGGGCCAGTGTCAGTTGGCGGTCGAGCAGGGCGCCTGCCTTTGCTGCGCCGACTGTGAGGTTGCCGCGTTCTGTGGTGCTGGTCGGGGGGGTCCGCAGCCCGGCGTCTCGGGGTGCCGCTGTCCTGGGGACGGGTGCCGCCCCGGCGGCACGACCGCCCGCAGCCGAGTCGGCGGTCTGGGACGGGAGCGCTGTCGAACCCGACAAGCGGTGCAAGGCGTTCAACAGGCGTTCCAGGCGGGCCGTGTACGCGTGTTCCATGGCCAGCGTGCCGGACACCCAGGCCAGTTCCGGGCGCATGCCCTCGCACCAGTCCGTGTCGAGGAGGGACTGGAACGTGTGCAGGGTGGCGCTGATGCGGCGGGCCGAGCGGCGTAGCGCGCGGGCCGCCTCGACGGGCCCCTCCGCGCCGTTCGCCCCGGAGCCGGTCTCCCGGTGCAGGCGCAGCGCGCGGAGGAACTCCGTGGCCTGGGCCCGCAGGTAGCCCGCGAGGGTGTCCCCGGTGGGGGAGGGCCCGGCCAGGGGGTCCGTCGGGTCAAGGTGTCGCTGTGCCACGCCGGCGCCTCCGGGCGTCTATGAGCATCTCCTGGACGTTGCGCAGGGGCTGGCCGTCCGCGTCGGTCGCATGCCGGGTCCAGTCGCCGTCCGGGCCGAGGTGCCAGGAGGCGGTGGCGTCGGACATGCCGGTCTCCAGCAGCCGGTTCAGGGCCGCCCGGTGCGCCGGGTCGGTGACCCGGACCAGGGCCTCTATCCGGCGGTCGAGATTGCGGTGCATCATGTCGGCGCTGCCGAACCACACCTCGGGCTCGCCGCCGTTGCCGAAGGCGAACACCCGTGAGTGCTCCAGGAAGCGGCCGAGGATGGAGCGGACCCGGATGTTCTCCGACAGGCCCGCCACGCCCGGGCGCAGCGCGCAGATGCCGCGCACCCAGACGTCCACCGGCACGCCCGCCTGGGCCGCGCGGTAGCAGGCGTCGATGACGGCCTCGTCGACCATCGAGTTGACCTTGATCCGGACGTACGCGGGCCGCCCGGCGCGGTGGTGCTGGATCTCCTTGGTGATCCGCGAGACCAGGCCGTCGCGCAGCGACTTGGGGGCGACGAGCAGACGGCGGTAGGTCTCTCGGCGCGAGTAGCCGGAGAGGCGGTTGAAGAGGTCCGAGAGGTCCGCGCCGACCTGCGGGTCGGCCGTGAGCAGGCCGAGGTCCTCGTAGAGGCGGGCCGTCTTCGGGTGGTAGTTGCCGGTGCCGACGTGGCTGTAGCGGCGGAGCGTCTCGCCCTCCTGGCGGACCACCAGCGACAGCTTGCAGTGGGTCTTCAGGCCGACCAGGCCGTAGACCACGTGGCAGCCGGCCTCCTCCAGCTTGCGCGCCCACTTGATGTTGGCGTGCTCGTCGAAGCGGGCCTTGATCTCGACCAGCACGAGGACC from Streptomyces chartreusis NRRL 3882 harbors:
- a CDS encoding CHAD domain-containing protein; this encodes MAQRHLDPTDPLAGPSPTGDTLAGYLRAQATEFLRALRLHRETGSGANGAEGPVEAARALRRSARRISATLHTFQSLLDTDWCEGMRPELAWVSGTLAMEHAYTARLERLLNALHRLSGSTALPSQTADSAAGGRAAGAAPVPRTAAPRDAGLRTPPTSTTERGNLTVGAAKAGALLDRQLTLARTRAHSTALQAMGSSRFHAIADKVAVLASEVPLTPAAATADLRPLATAAKDRLTDAVAALPLITAGHPYNAAALIHGLSPDTVPHPQDAPWHQVRLLLRLHRYAREAVSGPKGNAVVDLRLLSAGQALNRHRDASEAAAAAAQAARTPRIAPATAYALGVLHADQRHEVEAARFAFQQAWQKEAEAVSTR